In Hemiscyllium ocellatum isolate sHemOce1 chromosome 2, sHemOce1.pat.X.cur, whole genome shotgun sequence, a single window of DNA contains:
- the LOC132822485 gene encoding proteinase-activated receptor 1-like yields MGWTGLLVLGVSLLSTISALNAGKSSQNQARPRTFAAVWTHKPFEVFDLDEKIEGEGSGLYDGSGFTDGSGFGSDKNKPTIPVKIHEEHYMQHVAISNTAEQYLTSQWMTAFIPSVYTIVFALGLLLNCMAILMIHFRMKYKKPAVIYMMNLAAADLLFLLMLPLKIAYHFSGNNWGFGSFVCRLVTGGFYAYMYCSVLLMMCISIDRFLAVVYPIRSATWRTWGRTVVICLVMWLVAIGGVLPLFLTEQTVYVTELGITTCHDVLPLSTLQNYSVYYFPTLCFLLFVIPLLVTSVCYICIISTLHSANVASKCKKTRAICLAVIVLSVFIVCFAPSNIILLIHYLHFYYAPSDALYFAYMLCVCIGSVSCCLDPLIYYYGSTLFQMHFQNLLCSKYVTESENSETDSKSCKTGTSSFSDTSYKKLIA; encoded by the exons ATGGGCTGGACAGGACTGCTTGTGTTGGGGGTCTCCCTGCTCTCCACCATCTCAGCTCTCAACGCTG GCAAATCATCACAAAATCAAGCGCGTCCCAGAACCTTTGCAGCTGTTTGGACTCATAAACCTTTCGAAGTTTTTGATCTTGATGAAAAAATTGAAGGTGAAGGTTCAGGCCTGTATGATGGAAGTGGATTCACTGATGGATCTGGATTTGGATCAGATAAAAATAAACCCACCATCCCTGTCAAAATCCATGAAGAACACTACATGCAACATGTAGCCATCTCAAATACAGCAGAACAATACTTAACTAGTCAATGGATGACTGCATTTATTCCTTCAGTTTACACCATTGTTTTTGCATTGGGATTGCTTCTCAACTGTATGGCAATCTTAATGATTCATTTCAGGATGAAATATAAAAAACCAGCTGTAATTTACATGATGAATTTGGCAGCAGCAGATCTGTTATTTCTGCTGATGCTGCCTCTAAAGATCGCTTACCATTTTTCTGGCAATAACTGGGGATTTGGATCTTTCGTCTGCCGATTGGTTACTGGTGGTTTTTATGCGTATATGTACTGTTCAGTACTGCTGATGATGTGCATAAGTATTGACCGATTTCTCGCTGTTGTCTATCCAATACGATCTGCTACCTGGAGGACCTGGGGGCGTACAGTTGTAATTTGCCTTGTGATGTGGCTTGTAGCTATTGGTGGTGTCCTACCACTTTTCCTTACTGAGCAAACAGTTTATGTCACTGAGCTGGGCATTACAACCTGCCATGATGTGCTACCCCTCTCCACCTTACAGAACTACTCTGTCTACTATTTTCCCACTTTGTGttttctgctctttgtaattccCCTGCTTGTGACTTCAGTCTGCTATATATGTATTATCTCAACCCTTCATTCAGCAAATGTTGCAAGCAAGTGCAAGAAAACACGTGCCATCTGTTTGGCTGTGATTGTGCTTTCTGTCTTTATTGTCTGTTTTGCACCATCTAACATTATTTTGCTCATACACTATCTTCATTTTTATTATGCACCAAGTGACGCTCTCTATTTTGCTtacatgctgtgtgtgtgcattggcAGTGTTAGCTGCTGCCTTGAtcctttgatttattattatggCTCAACCCTgttccaaatgcattttcagaatcTTTTGTGCTCTAAGTATGTCACTGAATCTGAGAATAGTGAAACAGATTCTAAGAGCTGTAAAACAGGAACCTCCAGTTTCAGTGATACTTCCTACAAAAAATTAATAGCCTAA